Part of the Benincasa hispida cultivar B227 chromosome 11, ASM972705v1, whole genome shotgun sequence genome, AATAATCtcttacattttattttattttattttatttcctcaCCAAGACTTTTTcacataaaatatttgtaatggttgcatttttaatttttaaaaaaaacaaaaagaacacAAGTCAACTTtgttaagaaaaaagaaagttaattactaaaaaagaaaattataattaaatagctgttttaaaattaaacacatttcttttaacatttaagtcctaaattttgtttgtagattgataaattgatcagagaacaaatatatttataaattataaattactacatAATTGACATTGCATAAACCAAATtattatatatcaaaatttacttAAATTAGAGatcaatcaatttttaaaaatcgaaATATATCAAAGTATCAATTtgacacaaatttaaaagttaaaagatcTATTATACATTTTCAAAGTTCACAATTTAttggatacaaaattgaaagttcatcgagaatctattaattatttttaaaaaaatctttaaaatatataaatacaaacttcaaactaatataatttaacttatttttttaacatttttttttataaacgtgataactaattatatatatttttatagagGAAATTTTCACACGGTTTTGAGTTTAGTAAAATGTTCCGGGTCAACTCATcccatttaaattaaaaattaaataaaaatgttttttttttttttttaaataataaaaagtatgCTTCGAgattcaattttctcttttgattttgcagttttagagagagagagatttttggCGTGTAAAGACTTTTTTTCAGTTAAACGTTGTGAGGAACAAGTGGGGGACGCGTGTAAGAAGCACGTGTATTTCACGTGCtaaatggaaaaggaaaaaagaaaaaagaaaaaagataaaagataaaagaaaaagataaaaaggcGTTGTTATTGTTGTTCTGTTGCTGCTGTGCCCTGCTTGGTGAATGGTTGCCGAGCTAAATGACGAAAATGCCCTTTCCCAAAAAGCGCAACCCGAGAAATGTTCCGGTGCTTTGCAGTCAGATTGGGCGGCTTCAAAAAGCcttcggtttttttttttcctttctaaattttagaaaaatatcatattaaatttattgattaatgTATAATTTGTCTCTTTAAAATaatattctctctctctccatcaTCACTTCCACCTGGCTCCGCGTGTACGTTACACAATTACCTATTTACCCTTCCTACTTGTGCCTGAATTTtaatccaattatatcaatCTCAATCAATTATTACAATAGGgtcttttaataaattaatattcttACCAACTTGAACACAACATATTTGTTAAAATGAGTATGGCTGTAATTAATCTGTATTTTCTTTCTAAGTTTGTAAAAACAATGAATCATAAAACAGATATGTTATtgtaaaacaaattattttgatgtactacaaataataataaatatatcgTTCGATCTCATTGTATGAAAATTCATATGTGGATAAATGTTACGAGTTTTACTTCAAATTTACTACACATTCATTATAGTCGTTACGTTAGATtgaattttttcatttaaacaaaTTGTTAGGAAAAATGAGTTAATGTGTGTtaaatgaattataaaacaaaaacttgAGACAAAACCTTTCTTTCTGGTGGGAGTGTCAAATAccatcgattttttttttctttcttattgattttatagatTGTAACCAGCATATTTATCCATTAATTTATTAAGCAATGTTcatatttactttttcttttatgtttttatttaaagaatTATTAAGCAAAATAGAATGGAATATACTcaatgaattataaaataaatgcgTGATATGAAATTAATAGAGAATTAAAAAACGATGAATAGTGGATTTTATGTCTTGACTGAAATTTAATTGTATGGTCGGTAAGTATTAAAACTCATGCCAACGTGTAAAGAAAGTAAAAAATTAACCAAGAAAAATAATTGGTCAATTAAATAAGAGCAATATTTGATTGTATTCATGTTACAACTATCTTCATGGGACTAATTCAATCACATAGgaagaaataaatttaaaatattaaaaaagagagaaaaagaaatttgttgACGTGAAAAATTATGCTTGAATTGTTAGGTGAGTTACATAAAGATGGTGCAACTTTGAATgcacaaaatatttttaattaagtaATGCATTCAGGTTCTATTTGGGATTgatgaaacttttaaaataattgttgacagttatgtttttttttttttttttttttttgtaatatttactTTAATATGAAGCGTATAAGTGTTTAGTAAATTTCAGTCTTATATTTGAACAAGTTGGTTACACGTCCATTGGGGATTGTTTTTGAAATCATAAAAAGCTATTTTAGGAGACGCTGTCTGGTAAAACAACTTaaatttctgtaaaattttaGTTTGTTCAAATTCtcataacaattatttttttaaaaaatatttcataaattcttttaattgaacaaaatggttacaatttaaatcatatatattttcaattaattatataactaaATTGCACTAATTCATAACTAATTTACCGAACACCATAATTtagtttttctaatttaaaattaagatttatcAAACATTATTTTACTTCTATAAACTACAACAATTCCAAACAAAGACTACAATGTGTTTGGTAAACAAATACTAAATTACCGTGTTTAGacataataactaaaataaacttaatattattNtgattttattaaatattatatttacttttagGAGAATCTAGATTTAAAAAATGGTTTCATGAAGGTGTGATTTAAAAGTGATTTGAGTAGATTTTtaccaaacaaaaaaaagtgGCTAAGATTTTACTATAATCAAGTATCTATTTCTCAAAATCAATCCCAAAGGAAACTTAATTATCATTTCACAATTTCATAGTTTATTCCATTTAAGTAATTTTTtcgaattagaaaaaaaaaaattatatttatattattttaaaaaaggttCCGGACGAACAATGATGGAAACTAAAATTTCTGTAGACGAACTACCTATTGACTCAGACGAGCCAATGAGCATTGTAAGGCGGTTAACATAAATAATCATGTGGCTAAAGTAAGCGGGCCCACggaaataaaaatagaaaggaCCACAGgcaataattttcctttttttttttaacgaagGGCTGCAACGTCAGAGCTAATCCAGGACCATCAGAGGGATAGGAAAGTAaatagagaaagaagagaagggTATTTATGtcaaagaggaaaaaaaggagaaattgtTTGATGCGCGTGTGTATGAGGCCCATATTCTATCGCCCTTCACGACCCCTTTTTCCATCCCTTCATATTACCGCTCCTCGCTTCTTCCTCCTTCGACAAATCCCAAAATTCATTTCTGaattttttggttttcttctcaattctttgttgttgttgttgttgttgttgttgattttGTTGTAAATCTTGAATCCGATCGGAGATATGGCTCAGAGGACCGAGAAGGAGGAGACGGAGTTGAAGGTACCGGAGACCATCACGTTGTGCGTCAACAACTGCGGATTCACCGGTAATCCGACCACCAATAACATGTGCCAGAAGTGCTTTAACGCCACGACGGCCACAGCAACTACCACCGCTACGTCGTCTTCGAATAATGGAATATCCGCGTCTCGGAAATTGTCCGGTGAGAAAAGTTCGAGATCTAGATCTCGATCACCTGTACTAATGGATTCCGTTCGTGACAGTAGCAGGAATATGTCCGTGGATCGGTTCAAATCTGAGGAATCTGCCAAGCGTCAGGTCAATCGATGCTCCGGATGCAGAAAGAGAGTCGGATTGACCGGATTCCGGTGCCGATGTGGAGAGCTGTTCTGCGCTGAGCACCGGTACTCCGATCGCCATGACTGCAGCTTCGATTACAAGGCCGCCGGTCGTGATGCGATAGCAAGGGAAAATCCAGTCGTCAAAGCGCCGAAGATCGTTAGAGTCtgatttgtataaaaaaaaaagtcgaaaaagaaggaaaaaaaagcgAGGATAGAACAATCATATTTGATCTGATATGTCAAATTTAAGATCGTGGActcgaaagaaaaaaagaaatttctaCGGAATTTGAAGGTTATAAAATCCTGCAGTCTCTCCCTCGGAGATTACAGATCTATTGAGAGGGAGCGAGGAATTTGTGGTCGAATATCATGATCATCGTGTTTGATtgataattatgaattatctcttttatttttaatttttcgatTTATATTTCTGCTTCAATCcatacttcttcttcttccccctcCTTTCTGGTTTCTGGAAACAAAAATTAGAACATTATTTGTAAGTTTCTCTTCAATATTCAATCGATTTCGtgttcttctctttctctgAATCGTTCTAGATGGCAGATTTTGTAAATTCGATCGAAATTTCTGGGCCGATGGACTTTTCGTTAATTTCCCGGGTGGTTGGGAACTAGGAAATGCAAAAACCATGGGCCCGGCGATAATATCGTGCGATAAATTGACGAAGTACGAGATGATTAAAACGCGAGAACGACAAGCGAGATACCGTGATTATAATTGGCAATCGGAAGGGCGAATGAAAAGACGCCACGTGTAGGTTTGGACAGATTGTACAGAGCAGTTTGTGATACCGATGGGCCGGTGAAACAATTCTTTTTTTGCGTAAAGAGGGGAAAGAGCGGTGGGATGAATTACACGTGTACGAAGGTTGATGAAAAGGAAGATCGGACGGCTGTGGTGGGATGGAAGTACGTGGTGGCGCGTGGACAGTCTGGCAGTATTGTAAGGGATAAATTGGAAAAAGGGATATTATGTGAAATGAAAAAAGGCTGTCAACAAATACAATTTGTCTACCACattattcttttttctctcccgtttttatatgaaaaaataataatttattcaaCATCAAATACTAAATgttatcttatttttaaattttgattaaaataccatttttacttcaattttagttcatatattttCAACGATCTAAATTTAGTTTctctatttttaattaatcttaaatttaaactttaccaaaattgaataaataataaaaacaattttgttGTAAGAAAATAGAATGCGTATAGTTTCAAATTTATGATAAAAATGctaatagataaaaaaaaaaagtttttagaaaaataacaattaCTAGTTGTaggaaataaaatttagatatattgaaatgaaagtacaaaaattaaattttagaattttattagaaatattattgtaataattatgtttaatagatttattaattattttataggTAGAATATGCTAGATCTATCATACATCAGTTGAAAGTTTaatgtcttttttcttttttttgacatttttatagtcaataaattgaacaaaaatagaAGCTGAGAGACAATTTACAcacaatattatgaaaatttaggccGGTTTATAActcttttgtttttagtttttagtttttgaaaccTATGCTGATTTCTTTTCAATCTTTCAAttataatttgtatgtttgttAAAAGAAATActtaaacttttataatttctaaaaaaatattttttaaaaaaataaaaaagttaattttagtttttgaaaataatggtaaaagatggataacaaaacataaattttagtttttgaaaataatggtAGAAGATggataacaaaacataaaaactaagagtggaaatagtatttataattataaacttaattttgaaaaccaaaattttaaatacttatCCAATAGGACCTTAGAGATCAAAATTGCTATTTTTCCAATACTGGAATTATAAATATCTGTAGATGTTAGAGTTGTAAAATAGGAATGACTTATTTACTTCATTTGcttcataattaaatttatttgattttatgtttattgaacGTTTTTTTTGTCAGTATAACATATTGGAAGATATCTAGATATGAAGATGTGAAACCTCCGACTACAAAAAAGGAGACCCTTACAACTCACGTCAACAAACTTAGCATATTGATTTGAAGAGTGTTGGGTGGAATAAATATTGAGGGTGGATTTGAAGTTCTACGGATTAaacaaattttctaataaaataattttagtccATGAAGTTAGAGATAGATTTAATTTGGTTGCTTGAGTTAGGCAAATAAACCTTGaaaaattagtttcatttttcttaatttcctttcatattttaaaaaccaATTTAAAGACCATCCTTGTTCATTCATTTTTTACTACtatattttactttaaaaaattcttgatttctttaattaaaagaatatacaatatattattaCATAGGTCTTTTGTTTTGTCTTTTAAAAGGAATAATTTCTTTTTGTAATGCAACTTAcccaacaaagaaaaataaaaagaaaaggagggGAGATGAAGTTgcaatttacattaaattttcaCCAAATGTATTCACATCaatctttctttatttctttaatttttgttttccctttttaaatttttggaatTGTGGTGGAAAATGgttccaaagttcatccttccttttaaaaattgttatttttacaacttgaa contains:
- the LOC120091839 gene encoding zinc finger A20 and AN1 domain-containing stress-associated protein 5-like; the protein is MAQRTEKEETELKVPETITLCVNNCGFTGNPTTNNMCQKCFNATTATATTTATSSSNNGISASRKLSGEKSSRSRSRSPVLMDSVRDSSRNMSVDRFKSEESAKRQVNRCSGCRKRVGLTGFRCRCGELFCAEHRYSDRHDCSFDYKAAGRDAIARENPVVKAPKIVRV